A genomic segment from Modestobacter roseus encodes:
- a CDS encoding NDMA-dependent alcohol dehydrogenase — MSMTTRAAVCREPGKPWEITELELDEPHANEVRIKFMAAGMCHSDDHIQKGDAQMRFPVVGGHEGAGIVEAVGEGVTRVKVGDHVVCSFIPACGKCRYCSTARQNLCDEGKNASTGQFPDGTFRFHQNGEDFGGLCVLGTFSERAVVSEFSVIPIPEDIPFEVASLVGCGVPTGWGSAVHAAGVRAGETVVVYGAGGVGSNAVQGARYAGAQRVVVVDPVEFKREMATVFGATHTFATAKEAQEFVNEVTWGELADHAIITVGVLHDEVIADALQVVGKAGQVTVTAVGNGWVNEHPGVFIGYQRRIQGAIFGACNPLFDVPRLLSLYRSGDLKLDELITRTYRLDEVNQGYQDMLDGKNIRGVIIHEH, encoded by the coding sequence ATGAGCATGACCACACGCGCCGCGGTCTGTCGGGAGCCGGGCAAGCCGTGGGAGATCACCGAGCTCGAGCTCGACGAGCCCCACGCCAACGAGGTCCGGATCAAGTTCATGGCCGCGGGGATGTGCCACTCCGACGACCACATCCAGAAGGGCGACGCGCAGATGCGCTTCCCCGTGGTCGGTGGCCACGAGGGCGCGGGCATCGTCGAGGCCGTCGGTGAGGGCGTCACCCGGGTCAAGGTGGGCGACCACGTGGTCTGCTCCTTCATCCCCGCCTGCGGCAAGTGCCGCTACTGCTCCACCGCCCGGCAGAACCTCTGCGACGAGGGCAAGAACGCCTCCACCGGGCAGTTCCCCGACGGCACGTTCCGCTTCCACCAGAACGGGGAGGACTTCGGCGGCCTCTGCGTGCTGGGCACCTTCTCCGAGCGCGCCGTCGTCAGCGAGTTCAGCGTCATCCCGATCCCCGAGGACATCCCCTTCGAGGTCGCCTCCCTCGTCGGCTGCGGTGTGCCGACCGGCTGGGGCAGCGCGGTGCACGCCGCCGGGGTGCGCGCCGGCGAGACCGTCGTCGTCTACGGCGCGGGTGGGGTGGGCAGCAACGCGGTGCAGGGCGCCCGGTACGCCGGCGCGCAGCGCGTGGTCGTCGTCGACCCGGTGGAGTTCAAGCGCGAGATGGCCACCGTCTTCGGCGCCACGCACACCTTCGCCACGGCGAAGGAGGCCCAGGAGTTCGTCAACGAGGTCACCTGGGGGGAGCTCGCCGACCACGCGATCATCACCGTCGGCGTGCTGCACGACGAGGTCATCGCCGACGCGCTGCAGGTCGTCGGCAAGGCCGGCCAGGTCACCGTCACCGCGGTCGGCAACGGCTGGGTGAACGAGCACCCCGGCGTCTTCATCGGCTATCAGCGGCGCATCCAGGGCGCGATCTTCGGCGCCTGCAACCCGCTGTTCGACGTCCCCCGCCTGCTCAGCCTCTACCGGTCCGGTGACCTGAAGCTCGACGAGCTGATCACCCGCACCTACCGCCTCGACGAGGTCAACCAGGGCTACCAGGACATGTTGGACGGCAAGAACATCCGCGGCGTGATCATCCACGAGCACTGA